DNA from Roseimicrobium sp. ORNL1:
GTGCCATGAACTGGGGCGGGTGGATGACCTGGTGAAGGCCAGCGAGGAGGCGATGCAGAAGCATCCCAAGGAACTGCCTGTGCTCATCACCTGTCATGAGGTCCTCTCGGCCTGGGGCAGAAAGGATGAAGCCGCGAAGGTGCTGCAACAGATCAATACGGTAGCCAAGGGGAAGCCCGCCAGCCAGCGCACGGCACGGGATACGGTGGCGCTCGGTCGCGCGGCGCTGGCGGCTGGGGCGGACCCGCAGAAGGTCATCCAGCAGTTCCTGGATCCGGCCAAGAAAAAGGATGCCAAGCTGAAGGACACCTATCTTACGCTGGGGGAGCTGGCACTGGCCAAGTCTGACTTCGCGCGCGCGGCCAATGAATTCCGCGAGGGACTCAAGCATCACGATGCTGACCCGGACCTGCGCTACGGACTGGCGAAGGCCTTCCAGTCCAGCGACCGGAAGCGCAGCATGGAGCTGGTGGAGCAGATTCTGGAGAGCAATCCCCATCACCCGGGGGCTCATCTGCTGAAGGCGGAGCACCACATCAATGCGGAGGAATATGATGAGGCGCGACTCGCGCTCGAGCCGGCGATTGAAGTGAATCCCCAGCACCCCGAGGCGTGGGGACTGCGGGCGGTGCTCTCAATTCTGCAGGACAACAAACCGAAGGACGCGGAAGACGCTCACCGGGAGGGACTGAAGCTCTGGGCGCAGAATCCGGCGGTCGATATCATCATCGGACGATCGCTGTCGCGCGGCTACCGGTTCCGGGAGGCGGCGGAGCACCTGCGTACTGCACTGAAGCTGGATGCCAGCTCACTCCCCGCAAAGCTGTATCTCTGCCAGGCGCTCTTCCGACTTGGGAATGAGGAGGAGGCGTGGAAGCTCGCCAAAGAAGTGCGGGATGCGGATGGCTACAATGTGCAGGCGTACAACATCGGTCTGCTCGAAGCGGAGATGAAGGGGTTCAAGGTTCGCGAGACCCCGGACTTTGTGCTGAAGCTGCCGGAGAAGGATGACGCGGTGTATGGCGATCGCGCGCTGGCCCTGCTGAAGGATGCCAAGGAGGTGCTGTGCGCGAAGTACGGCCTCACGCTGGATCATCCCGTGCTGGTGGAGTTTTTCCCCTCGCAGCAGGACTTCGCGATCCGCACGTTTGGAAATCTCGGTGGGCAGGGCATTCTCGGGGCATGCTTTGGTTCCGTGGTGACGATGAACAGTCCGCAGGGCCTCGCGTCGAACCGCAGCAACTGGGAAGGCACGCTGTGGCATGAGTTCTGCCACGTGGTCACTCTGACCGTGACGCACAACCGCATGCCGCGGTGGCTGAGTGAAGGCATCTCCGTGCATGAGGAGGCGAAGAAGGATCCCTCCTGGGGCATGCGCATGACGGCGACGTATCGACGCATGACGCTGGATGAGGAAACGCTCACGCCCATGAGCAAGATGAGCCGTGCCTTCCTGAGCCCGAAGAGCAGTGAGCACGTCATGTTCGCGTATTATGAGTCGTCGCAGGCGGTAGACTGGCTGCTGAAGACTTATGGGGAGAAGAAATTCCAGGCGCTGCTGAAGGACCTCGCGGAAGGGCGGCGCATCAATGAAGCGCTGGCGAGGAACTGCGCTCCCGTGGAGAAGCTGGATGAGGAGTTCGCGAAGCACATGCGGGACCTTGCGGAAGCCTTCGCGCCGAAGGGCGACTGGGAAAAGCCCGAGCGTGCAGAGGTGGACCCACGGAGCGAAGCTGCCGTGGCGGAGTACCTTCGTGAGAACCCGGACAATCTCTGGGCGCTGGAGCAGCGCACGCGACGCCTGATTGCTGGTGAGAAATGGACAGAAGCACTGGACCTGGCGAAGCGGCTCATTGAGCTCGCTCCGGAGAACGTGGGCAACAACAGCGGCTATGACTTCGCCGCGAAAGCGTATCGCGGACTGAAGCAGCCGGAAGGTGAAGCAGCCATGCTGCGTGAGTGGGCAAAGCGCGATGGCAGTGCGGATCCTGCCTTCCTGCGCCTGGTGGAACTTGATGCCGAGGCTCAGAACTGGAACGGCGTGCGGGAGAATGTGCAGAAGCTGCTGAGCATTCAACCCTTCCTGAAGCAGCCGTATGAACAGATGGCTCGCGCCTCGGAAGCCACCGGTCACCCGGAGGATGCCGTGTGGGCTCTGCAGAAGCTGATGTTCCTCGGGCCGGATCATCCAGTGGAGGTGAATTTCGCCCTCGCGCGGCTGCTGCGCGAGAAGGATGCTCCGGCGTCAAAGCGTCATCTGCTCGATGCACTCGCGGAGGCACCGCGTTTCCGTGATGGACACAAGCTACTGCTTGAGCTGCAATCGACCAAGCCTGCTGAAAAACCGTCGACCGTGACACCTTCGGCTCCATGAAACGCAACCGCTTCACCCTGCTCTGCGCCTCGATGGTGACCGTGTTCACGGCCACCCTTTTGTATGCGCAGTCACCGGCTCCTGCGCCGGTTCCGGCGGGAGGTGGTGCGCAGCCGAAAAACTTTGGGTCCAAGGACACGGAGACGCCCGAGGATCCACGCGATTGGGGGCGCAATGGCGAGCGTCTGGATTTCCCCACGTGGAAGGTCAATCAAGAGCTGCCCAACGATGTCTTCACCTTCGCACGGCTGCGATACAACTCCTACGGTCGCGGCTATGGACGGCGGCGGGGCGGCAACTGGTTGACGGACTACCCGGATTCTGATCTGAACTTTTCCTATCGTCTGCAGCAACTCACCTCCCTGCAGGTGAATCCCAAGGGCGCGGTGGTGGATATCGAGGCGGACCAGCTCAAGCACTATCCCTTTGTCTACATGCTCGAGCCGGGAGGCATCAGCCTTAGTGAAGCGGAGGCGAAGACGCTCCGGGATTATCTCCTGAACGGCGGGTTCATTATGGTGGACGACTTCTGGGGCTACGATGAGTGGGACACGTTTTACACGGCCCTGAAACAGATCTTCCCAGATCGCGAACCGAAGGAGCTGCCGCTGGAGCATGAGATCTTCCATATCGTTTTTGATCTCAAGGTGAAGCCGCAGATCCCCAGTGTGGGTGCGGCCATGGCGGGGCGGAGCCGGGGCATCACCTATGAATGGGGCAAGCCCGGTTCCGAGGAAGTGCACTACAAGGGTGTCTTCGATGACAAGGGGCGCATGATGATGATGATCTGCCACAACACCGACCTGGGAGACGGTTGGGAGGAGGAGGGGACGGACCCATGGTACTTCCGTGAGTTCTCCGAGAAGTATGCCTATCCGCTGGGCATTAATATCATTTTTTATTCGATGACGCACTAGGGAGCAAAGCTCATGACGATCCGACGCAGACTATGGATGGTAGCAGGGAGCCTCGTGGCTGCGGCGGGGTTGTGCTTTTTGCTTTGGCCTCCGTCGGCAGAGAGCGCGTTGTTGGGTTTCCTTGAGAAGGAGTATCCAAAGGCAAAAGAGGTGGTCATTTATTCCCTCGATCCTCATACTGCATCCGAACCCAGTGACGCAAAGGCGCCACAGGCTGAGCAACTCTGGGGATGCTCCGTGTTGGGAAAGGCGACCCTGGTGGATGCTGCTGAGCGAGGCGAAGCCAAGGTAGGGATGATAGAGGCGGTGAAAAGCGGGACCCAAGACTATTCCATGGCTTGCTTCGATCCTCGCCACGCATTCCGCATCACGACACAGGATGAGAAAGTGGTCACCATCGTCCTCTGTTACGATTGTGGAGCGGTGAAGTTTACTGGCATTCGGAGCCGTGGCTTGGGATGTCAAATAGGCAGCGGAGGGTGGGAGCGCCTCACCACCCTCCAGGAGAAACACAAGCTGCCACGGGACATCCCCGACAACCAAGCATCCAATTTCTGATTTCATTTCCGACCATGTCTGCCACACCACCCAAACTCCCCGTCGCCGTGCCAGACACGGATAGCGAAGCTGACGCGTATGTGCTCGAGCGAGATACCGTGGAGCTGCTGCACACGGCGCACGAGCGGATCCTCAAGGAAGTAT
Protein-coding regions in this window:
- a CDS encoding tetratricopeptide repeat protein, whose amino-acid sequence is MAGAFWTIQAHLAGLSLAAFASLAVIDSLPAQELDVARVFDERNIEPMRELYQQGDYERVAEISRMFIERGQPSPEWWIFRLQACHELGRVDDLVKASEEAMQKHPKELPVLITCHEVLSAWGRKDEAAKVLQQINTVAKGKPASQRTARDTVALGRAALAAGADPQKVIQQFLDPAKKKDAKLKDTYLTLGELALAKSDFARAANEFREGLKHHDADPDLRYGLAKAFQSSDRKRSMELVEQILESNPHHPGAHLLKAEHHINAEEYDEARLALEPAIEVNPQHPEAWGLRAVLSILQDNKPKDAEDAHREGLKLWAQNPAVDIIIGRSLSRGYRFREAAEHLRTALKLDASSLPAKLYLCQALFRLGNEEEAWKLAKEVRDADGYNVQAYNIGLLEAEMKGFKVRETPDFVLKLPEKDDAVYGDRALALLKDAKEVLCAKYGLTLDHPVLVEFFPSQQDFAIRTFGNLGGQGILGACFGSVVTMNSPQGLASNRSNWEGTLWHEFCHVVTLTVTHNRMPRWLSEGISVHEEAKKDPSWGMRMTATYRRMTLDEETLTPMSKMSRAFLSPKSSEHVMFAYYESSQAVDWLLKTYGEKKFQALLKDLAEGRRINEALARNCAPVEKLDEEFAKHMRDLAEAFAPKGDWEKPERAEVDPRSEAAVAEYLRENPDNLWALEQRTRRLIAGEKWTEALDLAKRLIELAPENVGNNSGYDFAAKAYRGLKQPEGEAAMLREWAKRDGSADPAFLRLVELDAEAQNWNGVRENVQKLLSIQPFLKQPYEQMARASEATGHPEDAVWALQKLMFLGPDHPVEVNFALARLLREKDAPASKRHLLDALAEAPRFRDGHKLLLELQSTKPAEKPSTVTPSAP
- a CDS encoding DUF4159 domain-containing protein, translating into MKRNRFTLLCASMVTVFTATLLYAQSPAPAPVPAGGGAQPKNFGSKDTETPEDPRDWGRNGERLDFPTWKVNQELPNDVFTFARLRYNSYGRGYGRRRGGNWLTDYPDSDLNFSYRLQQLTSLQVNPKGAVVDIEADQLKHYPFVYMLEPGGISLSEAEAKTLRDYLLNGGFIMVDDFWGYDEWDTFYTALKQIFPDREPKELPLEHEIFHIVFDLKVKPQIPSVGAAMAGRSRGITYEWGKPGSEEVHYKGVFDDKGRMMMMICHNTDLGDGWEEEGTDPWYFREFSEKYAYPLGINIIFYSMTH